The DNA window CAGAGGTAGCCTGATGCGCGGCGCACAGTTGAATTGAAGACATGGTGTAATTCCCTATAAAAAATCACTCATAGGGGCGAACAAGACAGGATGAGCACAGGCAGATCCCTACGTCCTGGTTTTAGCACTGCACAACGTATCTGTCCGGCATGAACGCCGTCAGAAGTTACCTTGGCAACACCTTGATTCGATGGAAGCCTGTATTTCCCTGAGTGGTCTCTCTCGATACCAGCAGGGCGGTAACTTATATTTATGCAGGAGCCTCGCCATAACGAGATCGTTAAATGAGGCGTAATTATTAGCGAAGGTGGATAATTAACCAAGCGTATAATTCATATGGTTTATTAATTGTTGAGAAATCCTGGTTGTTCTCTGGCGATTCAGGGCTGACCGTCAAAGCGATGTATCGCCTGACGCAGGAAATCGACTACCCGTCGGGCTTCGGGCCGCAGTTCCGTTTGCCGCAGGCTCGCCACTCCGACGTCCATCCACGTCATACAATCGTCGACCGTGCGTCGCATCACGCGCAGCCCCTCAAGCGACCAGGGGCGCCAGACGAGGTCCGAAAGGATCGTGACGCCCTTCCCCTGTGAAACAAAAGTGCGGATGGCCTCGAAGGAGTTGGTGCGATAGCGAATATCCGGCTGCCCGCCGCGCTGCCGCCAGACGTCAAGGATCACGGTGGGGTAGTCATCGGTCTCAAGCAGCAAAAACGGGACCTTTGCGATATCGGCTAGCCGCAGTTCCGGCTGGCTGAGTAAAGGGTGGCCGATTGGCGCCCACAGACGACGCAGGGAGCGCAGAAAAGTATCGATCGTCAGATCATCATCGTGGCGAATGTTTGACGTCAACACCAGGCAAAAGTCGACCTCCTGCTGATGTAAGGATGTTATCAGCGCCTGAGATGAACCCTCCTGAAAATGAATCTCCAGCAGCGGGAAGCGGCGCTCCAGCTCGTTATAAATGCCGGGCAGCAGATAGGCTGAGAGCGTTTCAGCGATGCCTACCCGCACGCTGCCGGTGGTCATTTCCGGCTGATTGTGCAGGTCGTTAATCGCGGCTTCGCTAGCGGAGAGGATTTTGCGCGCATGGCTCAGAAAGCGTTCCCCGTCGACAGTAAGCTCAATGCCCTTCGGATGGCGAACAAAGAGTTGCGTGTTCATAATCGTTTCCAGATTACGCATCGCGACCGTCATAGATGACTGAGAGATATGGCAACGCCCCGCGGCTTTTGAGATTTGTAGCGTTTCGGCCAGCGCGACGTAGAATTCCAGCTGTCTTAGGGTGAACTTCATAGTTTCAAACTATACGCCTGAATGAAAACTTTATATTAGCACTGGCTTATTCGTGAGCAGTACCCTGAATGGCATAGGTTTAAGGTAAATCAAGGAGTTTGTATGCCTTATCTTCTGCTCGCGCTGGCGGCCTGCTTCTGGGGCGGTAATTATGTGATTGGTCACCTGCTGGTATCGCAGGTTGACCCTATTGTGCTATCAGCGCTGCGCTGGTGGGCCACCGCTATCCTGCTGATGATGCTCTACTTTCGCCAGGTTAAACAGCAGTGGCCAGCGATAAAACAGGCGAAAGGGATTGTTTTCTTTCTGGCACTGTGCGGCCAGGTTTTATTTCCTCTGACGCTCTATGTCGGTCTGCAATATACCTCATCATTGAATGCGGCGATTTATTTGTCGACGACCCCGGCGATGGTGCTACTGATTAACCGTTTTATATTTCACGAGCGTATTTCGACGGGAAATATAGCGGGTGTGATATTAAGTTCCTGCGGTGTTATCTGGCTTATTTTGCAAGGGAACGTCACGGACTGGTCAACTTTGCGCAACCTGAATCGGGGCGATCTCTGGACCATGGGTTCGGCGATAAGCTGGGCGGCCTACTGCGCTTTTTTGCGCCTGAAGCCAAAAGCGGTGGCTGGTAATGGCTTTGTCGCCGTCAGCGCCTCGGTGGGGGCGATTATGCTGCTGCCGGTTTTGATGGCGAATACGCTACAGGCGGCCGATCTGGATTTAGCACCTTACCTGTCGCTGGATTTCCTTCTCGGACTGGCTTATCTGGTGATTTTCCCTTCCTGGCTCTCTTACCTTTTGTGGAATAAAGGTATTGCGGCGATTGGCGCCACGCGTGGGGAGGTGTTCTCGCACCTCATTCCGCTCAGCGGCGGCCTGTTCAGCATTCTCTTTCTGCACGCGCCGCTCTATACGTACCACCTGATCAGCGCACTGGCGATTGTCTGTGGTATTACCCTGTGCTCGCGTTCGCGCCGGGTTATTGAGTCCCACGCTTTATGAGTGAGAGGACTTCTCTTCCGTCGGCAGGCACTGCAAATGACCGTGGCGTACGCCGCGCTGGGCGATGACATCATCAGCAAAATGCTGAACATCGCCCATATCGCCTTTCAGCACGGCAATCTCCAGGCAGTCGTCGTGGTTGATATGGACGTGCAGAGTGGCGACGGAGAGATCGTGATGATGATGCTGAGTCGAGACTAAACGGCTGGCTAAATCACGTTTCTCATGTTCATAAACGTAGGAGAGTACCGCGAAGCCCTGAGTGCCGTGCTCCTGGGTGGTTTCCTGGGCCAGCGCGCCGCGCAGAATATCGCGGATAGCCTCGGAGCGGTTGTTGTAGCCACGGCGCTGGCTCAGGCTATCCAGCGTTTCGAGTAAATCGTCATCAAGGGTGATAGTGACACGTTGCATCTGTTAGACCTTATTACGGCGTACGGGAAAGGCGGGAAGTACCGCATTTTGTAACACGCGACCGGCATGAGAAGAAAACGTTAATTTATCGCCCACGGTCTGCGTCTCGACGATTTGCCCCTCGTCCATCACCATCACCCGCTGGCAAAAGCGTTCCACCAGACGCAAATCGTGGGTGATAAACAGGCAGGCGGTGCCGAACTGCTGTTGCAGTTTTTTGAGTAGCCGAATGACGCTTGCCTGGAGAACCAGATCGAGGTTAGACACCGCTTCATCAAGGATCAGCAATTTGGGCTCAACGACCAGCGCCCGCGCCAGGCAGACGCGCTGGAGCTGCCCGCCGCTCAGCTGCGGTGGCCGTTTGTCGAGTACGCTATCGTCCAGATCGACTGCATTGAGCATTTCACTGGCGCGGGCTAGCTGTTCTGGTTTTGTTAGCGACAGCAGGTGGCGCATCGGTTCACGCAAAATCTCACGCACCGTTTTCCGCGGATTTACCGCGCTGATGGAGTCCTGAAACACCATCTGAATATCCCGGCGAAATGCTTTTTGTTTGCTGCGATTGAGGTGGGCGAGCGGCTCGCCGCGCCAGCTGACGCTGCCCTCGGTGGGTGATTCCAGCCCAACCAGCAGGCGCGCCAGCGTGCTTTTTCCACAGCCGCTACGTCCCAGCAGGGCGACGGTTTCGCCGTTTTTCAGCGCTAAAGAAACCTCTTTTAGCACCGGTAAGTTTGCGTATCGGTGTGAGAGCGTAGAGACGCTAAGTAATGTCATAAGGCCATCTCCAGCCCATACAGGGCGAGATGTGCGGCAACCAGATTGCGGGTGATGGGGTGCTGTGGCGCGTTGAAGATGGTTTCGACATTCCCCTGTTCCACGATCTTGCCGTTATCCATCACCGCTACGTCGTCCGCCAGCCGCGCGACGACGCCCATATCGTGAGTGACCAGCAGCATTCCAGGTGCACGGCTGCGCATTATGCTCTCCAGCAGATCGAGAATGCACGCCTGGGCAACGACGTCGAGATCGGTGGTCGGCTCATCGGCGATGATAAACGGCGCATCGCACAACAGCGCCATCGCAATCATCATCCGCTGCAGCATGCCGCCGCTCATCTCGAAGGGATAAAGCTTCAGCACGCGCTCAGCCTGATCCAGCCCCACGGACTCTAACGCACTGATAAGCGTAGCGTCATCTGATGGTTTGCCTAATGCCCGGCAGGTTTCCCGCGCGTGAGCTGCCATTGTATGCAGCGGATTAAAAGCGCTGCGCGGGTTTTGCATAATGGTGGCGATTTTCACACCACGCAGTTCGCTGGGTGAAATGGGTTTGCCATCCGCAAGGATTGTCCCTGCGGTTTGCCGTATGCCAGAGGGAAGAATGCCCAGTGCCGCCGCGCAGGTCAGGGACTTTCCGCTGCCGCTACCGCCGACCAGCGCCAGCACGCTCCCGCGTTTAAGCGTCAAAGAGACGCCATGCACCAGCGGACGTTCGGCCCGTAAGGTGATGTTTTGTAGTTCAATCTGTTGCGGCATCAGTGGACATGCTCCGTTTCCAGATGGGGGTCGAGATGATCGCGCAGTGCATCACCCACCATATTGAAGGCCATCACGCTGATAAACAGCGCCAGCCCCGGCCAGAACATTTGCAGCGGCTGGGTCCAGATGTACTGACGGGCGTCGTTAATCATCACCCCCCATTCTGCGGTGGGCGCGGTCACGCCAAGGCCGAGGAACGACATCCCGGCGACGTGCAGCATCATATGACCGATATCCAGGGTCGCCAGTACCAGCAGCGATGGGATCACCGCTCCGGCCAGATGGTCGATAAATACCCGAACATGACCCGCGCCGGAAAGCCGTGAGGCAAGCACAAATTCGCGCTGGCGTAGCGAGATAGTCAGGCTGCGTACCATCCGCGCATACCACGCCCAGTGCGACAGGGCGATGGCGATAATGACGTTGGTCAGCCCGGTACCCAGAACGCCGACCATAAAAAAGGAGAGGATCGAGGTCGGGAAGGTCATAAACATATCTGCGATACGCATGGTGACCTGATCGACACGGCCGCCAATCAGCCCCGCGCTTCCGCCGACGATCAGCCCTAGCGCCAGAACTAACAGCAAACAGGCCATCACCGAACCGAGCGACACGCGGGTTGCCGCCAGCAGGCGCGAGAAAATATCGCGCCCCAGATGGTCGGTACCCAGCCAGTGTTGGCTGTCAGGTGACAGCAGGCGCGAAGGTAAATTAATCGCCTGCGGGTCGTACGGTAGCCACCACTGGCTGGTAAGCGCAATCACCGCCAGCAGGGCAATCACGATTAAAGAGAGGCGGACGGACCCGCGTGAAGAGAAGAAAAAGTTCACGAGTGCGCTCCTTCATGGCGGCGAATGCGCGGATCCAGCGCGGCGTTCAGCAAGTCAACAATCAGGTTACAGACCACAAAAACGGTAACCATCATCAGCGTAAAACACTGAATGACCGGGTAGTCGCGGTTAAAAATCGCCGAGACGGCGTAGCGACCGACGCCCGGCCAGGCAAAGATATTCTCGATGATCATGGTGCCACCAATCAGCTCGCCGATATGCATTCCGACGGCAGTGATCATCGGCAGCGAGGCGTTACGTAGAATATGACGGCGCTCGGTTTGCTTATCGTTGAGGCCGCGCAGCCGCGCCCAGGTCACATGACGCTGTCCGGCGACCTCCAGCATACTGGCGCGCAGCAGGCGGGCGTTAATCGCCAGCGACATAAAGGCTATCGATACCGCAGGCAGAATGATGTGTTGCCAGCCGCCGTAGCCCATGGCAGGCAGCCATTGCAGGTAAACGGAGAAGAACATTACCAGCAGAAAGGCGAGCCAGAAGTTGGGCATTGAGACGCCGAGGAAAGCGATAACCCGCACAACAAAATCCGGCAGACGATCGCGGTGGCGCGCCGCCCAGATGCCGAGCGGTACGGAGGTGAGCAGGATCAGTATCAGCGCCGCGCCCGCCAGCTCCAGCGTGGCAGGAAGGAAGGTCAGCATATCCTCCAGTACCGGACGCTGAGTCGCGAACGAGATGCCAAAATCCAGGTGCAGCGCCTTCCACAGCCAGGCGCCGTACTGCACGATAAGCGGCTGATCCAGACCCAGCATCACCCGCGTGGATGCGACCATCTCCGGCGTCGGCGGCAGGTTCGACAGGCGCAAATAGTCGAGCGCCGGGTCGCCGGTCCCCAGGCGCAGCATTAAAAAGATAATCACCGA is part of the Klebsiella huaxiensis genome and encodes:
- the nikD gene encoding nickel import ATP-binding protein NikD, with the translated sequence MPQQIELQNITLRAERPLVHGVSLTLKRGSVLALVGGSGSGKSLTCAAALGILPSGIRQTAGTILADGKPISPSELRGVKIATIMQNPRSAFNPLHTMAAHARETCRALGKPSDDATLISALESVGLDQAERVLKLYPFEMSGGMLQRMMIAMALLCDAPFIIADEPTTDLDVVAQACILDLLESIMRSRAPGMLLVTHDMGVVARLADDVAVMDNGKIVEQGNVETIFNAPQHPITRNLVAAHLALYGLEMAL
- a CDS encoding DMT family transporter — encoded protein: MPYLLLALAACFWGGNYVIGHLLVSQVDPIVLSALRWWATAILLMMLYFRQVKQQWPAIKQAKGIVFFLALCGQVLFPLTLYVGLQYTSSLNAAIYLSTTPAMVLLINRFIFHERISTGNIAGVILSSCGVIWLILQGNVTDWSTLRNLNRGDLWTMGSAISWAAYCAFLRLKPKAVAGNGFVAVSASVGAIMLLPVLMANTLQAADLDLAPYLSLDFLLGLAYLVIFPSWLSYLLWNKGIAAIGATRGEVFSHLIPLSGGLFSILFLHAPLYTYHLISALAIVCGITLCSRSRRVIESHAL
- the nikC gene encoding nickel ABC transporter permease subunit NikC, with translation MNFFFSSRGSVRLSLIVIALLAVIALTSQWWLPYDPQAINLPSRLLSPDSQHWLGTDHLGRDIFSRLLAATRVSLGSVMACLLLVLALGLIVGGSAGLIGGRVDQVTMRIADMFMTFPTSILSFFMVGVLGTGLTNVIIAIALSHWAWYARMVRSLTISLRQREFVLASRLSGAGHVRVFIDHLAGAVIPSLLVLATLDIGHMMLHVAGMSFLGLGVTAPTAEWGVMINDARQYIWTQPLQMFWPGLALFISVMAFNMVGDALRDHLDPHLETEHVH
- the nikR gene encoding nickel-responsive transcriptional regulator NikR translates to MQRVTITLDDDLLETLDSLSQRRGYNNRSEAIRDILRGALAQETTQEHGTQGFAVLSYVYEHEKRDLASRLVSTQHHHHDLSVATLHVHINHDDCLEIAVLKGDMGDVQHFADDVIAQRGVRHGHLQCLPTEEKSSHS
- a CDS encoding LysR family transcriptional regulator produces the protein MKFTLRQLEFYVALAETLQISKAAGRCHISQSSMTVAMRNLETIMNTQLFVRHPKGIELTVDGERFLSHARKILSASEAAINDLHNQPEMTTGSVRVGIAETLSAYLLPGIYNELERRFPLLEIHFQEGSSQALITSLHQQEVDFCLVLTSNIRHDDDLTIDTFLRSLRRLWAPIGHPLLSQPELRLADIAKVPFLLLETDDYPTVILDVWRQRGGQPDIRYRTNSFEAIRTFVSQGKGVTILSDLVWRPWSLEGLRVMRRTVDDCMTWMDVGVASLRQTELRPEARRVVDFLRQAIHRFDGQP
- the nikB gene encoding nickel ABC transporter permease subunit NikB, whose protein sequence is MLRYALRRMALLIPMIFAASVIIFLMLRLGTGDPALDYLRLSNLPPTPEMVASTRVMLGLDQPLIVQYGAWLWKALHLDFGISFATQRPVLEDMLTFLPATLELAGAALILILLTSVPLGIWAARHRDRLPDFVVRVIAFLGVSMPNFWLAFLLVMFFSVYLQWLPAMGYGGWQHIILPAVSIAFMSLAINARLLRASMLEVAGQRHVTWARLRGLNDKQTERRHILRNASLPMITAVGMHIGELIGGTMIIENIFAWPGVGRYAVSAIFNRDYPVIQCFTLMMVTVFVVCNLIVDLLNAALDPRIRRHEGAHS
- the nikE gene encoding nickel import ATP-binding protein NikE yields the protein MTLLSVSTLSHRYANLPVLKEVSLALKNGETVALLGRSGCGKSTLARLLVGLESPTEGSVSWRGEPLAHLNRSKQKAFRRDIQMVFQDSISAVNPRKTVREILREPMRHLLSLTKPEQLARASEMLNAVDLDDSVLDKRPPQLSGGQLQRVCLARALVVEPKLLILDEAVSNLDLVLQASVIRLLKKLQQQFGTACLFITHDLRLVERFCQRVMVMDEGQIVETQTVGDKLTFSSHAGRVLQNAVLPAFPVRRNKV